The Verrucomicrobiia bacterium genome contains a region encoding:
- a CDS encoding 3-oxoacyl-[acyl-carrier-protein] synthase III C-terminal domain-containing protein: MFIAGLGTAAPPQRYTQLECWETAQRAAHFQQLSPRSRAILRKVLTANNGITTRHLALADLTEAFDLNPDALQARFVQNAPLLAAQAAQRALQNAGASARDIDALLISTCTGYLCPGLTSYVGELLGLLPEVLALDLVGQGCGAALPNLRAAEALLAAGRCRRVLSICVEVCSAAFFWDNDPGVLISACLFGDGAGAAVLANESNGHRRLEWKMGGSLINPADRDLLRFEQRGGMLRNVLSPQVPGLAAAQAERVLASVLGQGPCPREGINQWLLHPGGRDVLVALRQRLGLSEQDTRWSAAVLAEYGNLSSASLFFVLEAALAGRAPGGYWWMASFGAGFSGHGALLQVD, encoded by the coding sequence ATGTTTATCGCCGGATTGGGGACGGCTGCCCCGCCCCAACGCTACACGCAACTCGAGTGCTGGGAAACCGCCCAGCGCGCCGCCCATTTCCAGCAGTTGAGCCCGCGCTCGCGCGCTATCCTCAGAAAAGTTTTGACTGCCAACAACGGGATTACCACCCGGCACCTGGCTCTCGCCGACCTCACGGAGGCCTTTGACCTAAATCCTGACGCGCTCCAGGCGCGTTTTGTTCAAAATGCCCCGCTTTTGGCGGCCCAGGCCGCCCAGCGCGCTCTCCAGAATGCCGGCGCATCAGCCCGGGACATTGACGCACTGCTCATTAGCACCTGCACAGGGTACTTGTGCCCGGGCTTGACCAGTTATGTCGGCGAGTTGTTGGGATTGCTACCCGAGGTGCTGGCGCTCGATTTGGTGGGCCAGGGTTGCGGGGCCGCGCTCCCCAATCTTCGCGCCGCTGAGGCCCTCCTTGCCGCAGGCCGTTGCCGGCGCGTTTTGTCGATCTGCGTCGAGGTTTGCAGCGCCGCCTTTTTCTGGGATAACGATCCCGGCGTGCTCATCAGCGCCTGTCTGTTCGGCGATGGGGCAGGCGCGGCAGTGCTGGCTAACGAATCCAATGGCCACCGCCGCCTCGAATGGAAAATGGGCGGCTCATTGATTAACCCGGCCGACCGTGACCTCCTGCGTTTTGAGCAACGCGGGGGAATGCTTCGCAATGTCCTTTCTCCCCAGGTGCCCGGCTTGGCAGCGGCCCAGGCGGAACGGGTGTTGGCCTCCGTGTTGGGCCAAGGCCCCTGTCCGCGCGAGGGAATTAATCAATGGTTATTACACCCTGGCGGACGGGACGTTCTGGTGGCGCTTCGGCAGCGCCTCGGCTTGTCAGAGCAGGACACCCGCTGGAGCGCCGCCGTTTTGGCCGAATATGGCAACTTAAGTAGCGCCTCACTCTTTTTCGTGCTGGAAGCCGCTCTGGCCGGGCGGGCGCCGGGCGGCTACTGGTGGATGGCCTCCTTTGGCGCAGGCTTCAGCGGGCATGGGGCACTGCTTCAAGTGGATTGA